From one Candidatus Zixiibacteriota bacterium genomic stretch:
- a CDS encoding DMT family transporter — protein MVTQGRLYLSLFVATFAVSWAAVLIKLTGAEPLPTAFYRMGFAALILAIPAVPHIRRTFRILSPAELWLLLTSGVVLGLHFAVWVTSLFYTTISNSTILVATQPMWVLLMEALILKEKIPGRSVVGMALALVGMVVISRGDFDLGEKYILGDILALIGAVCAATYLFIGRQLRSRLDNLGYIFPVYSVSAVTLLLISLMFGENLTDYPAKSWLLFLLLALVPTVLGHSLYNWLLKYVPAHKVATTILGEPIGATILAIIFFKEIPGWWTAVGGALILAGIFVVLSRK, from the coding sequence ATGGTGACGCAAGGGAGATTATATCTTTCGCTGTTTGTAGCGACTTTCGCGGTCTCCTGGGCGGCGGTGCTGATAAAGCTGACCGGCGCGGAGCCGCTCCCGACAGCGTTTTACCGAATGGGGTTTGCCGCGCTAATTCTGGCAATCCCGGCTGTGCCCCATATCCGGCGAACATTTCGGATTTTATCGCCGGCAGAACTGTGGCTTCTTTTGACTTCAGGGGTTGTTCTTGGCTTGCATTTTGCGGTCTGGGTAACGTCACTTTTCTATACCACCATCTCCAATTCGACCATTCTGGTCGCCACGCAACCGATGTGGGTACTGCTGATGGAAGCGCTCATTCTCAAAGAAAAGATACCGGGCCGTTCGGTAGTCGGGATGGCGCTGGCGCTGGTCGGGATGGTGGTCATATCGCGCGGCGATTTTGACCTTGGGGAAAAATATATTTTGGGGGATATCCTGGCGCTGATTGGCGCGGTCTGCGCGGCGACTTATCTTTTTATCGGACGACAATTGCGGTCGCGACTCGATAATCTCGGGTATATCTTTCCGGTCTATTCGGTGTCGGCGGTAACACTCCTTCTGATTTCACTCATGTTCGGGGAGAATCTGACTGATTATCCCGCCAAGAGTTGGCTGCTGTTTCTGCTTCTGGCATTAGTGCCGACCGTACTGGGACATTCTCTTTACAACTGGCTTCTGAAATATGTGCCGGCGCATAAGGTGGCGACGACCATTCTGGGAGAGCCGATCGGCGCAACGATTCTGGCGATAATTTTTTTCAAAGAGATTCCCGGCTGGTGGACGGC